From Periophthalmus magnuspinnatus isolate fPerMag1 chromosome 1, fPerMag1.2.pri, whole genome shotgun sequence:
aaggtcctgtacccgatttttttACCCATGTATTTgggcaaaaaaaacattgtataagcagctcttgaggtcaaagccTGCTGTCTGTATCgaataataaagcattttattcaaTCATTAGGATATGCATGTTAGCATGCACGTTTTTGTTAGCTTTCAAAAATCCACACTAatctctgagagctgtgaaaagcacaTATAAATTAAttctggtgaataattatgatagtcagaatgcaaaaggtatgtgaggaataactatggactgttttttcagttttttaagacaaaaaaatcagatacactgCCTTTTTAAcgaaaaaattgaataaaaggaATGAGGGAAGACAGTAGAGTGTTCGTCcgctgatttgaaggttggcggttcgagtcccactcttgacataaacagtCAACACAAGTCTCTCTTAACAAGAGAGAGATCAGTATCTTCAAAACTCAGCTGCGAAGCAAGAACCTTGCATAAACAggagggcccacattacacctATTCTGAAAGGGCTTCACTGGCtccctgttttgtttcatgtccaCTTTAAAATTATTGTTTGCCCTTTCAGGCCCTACATGAACAGGCCCCTGTGTATATAGAAGATGTGATTAAATCTTATTACTTGACTCAGGGCAGAAGAATCTGCTGATGGTCCTTTGAGCAAGTTTTAAAACCCAAGGAGGCCGCTCCTTTAAAGCTGTTGCCCCTCAACTCTGGAATGAATTGCCAATTTCCCTTCATTCTTTGGACTCTCTGGTTGCCTTTAAAAAGCACCTACAGACTTACCTCTTCAAGCAAGTATTTTAACCGTATTGATATATAGACTGTATTTTTGCTGCACACTTCTTTTGATGACATTTTCACTGTGAAGCACTTAGTGACATTATGtctgtgaaaagtgctatataaataaactttcaTGGATTTTGTCgactaaatcagcattacatttTCACTCgctaaaaaaaatgacttgCTAAATCTTTACACAATATTTACATACAATTATAATCTTTTATAAAGTAACCCCACTTGACCCTAGGACAAGATGGTCATACAGATAGTCTAGTTAGACATTAAGGCTGTGCAGGTAGAGGTGtaacaaagaaatactgttgttaaaatatattttgttcttaaacAACATGCATCGCAAAATCGTGATAGTATTGTATCGTGAGTCATGCATCCTGTATTGAATCATGAGGGACCGTAGGTTGCAGGTTTGGTGATAAATGTAATGTTCATCCATGTATAATAAGAGGAGTAGGTTTAGTCTTTCAAGCTCTTTTATTGAACTTACTGATTTAAGATGATGATTTCTGACCTCCTGTCCTGTTGCTGTGTGCAGGTGCCCATGCGGCGTAAAGGACATGTAGACCGTCTGCGAGCAGAGGAGAAGTGGCAGAGCCGAGCCCGCCTCACAGAGACCTCCTTCGGCTTCCTGGAGGCTCAGAAGAACGAGGAGTGTGCTCTACTGCTCAGGACAGAAGACAACAGCTGGACATTTGAACGGCCACAAGTGGGTTAAACCAAAATATGCACATAGATGTACAACTATAGATCTTATAGTCACTGtcctttacatttatttattgtattactACATTCACTAGTATCTGTTAAAaggtatttttttctgtgactGGCAACATCAAATAGACCCTTatcttttaaatgcatttttattgacaAATTTTAATATATCCATTTACAGGTTTCATAAATGCATTGAATATTGCTTTACTTATTGAACATGTGTGTTTAAAAGTGATATCACAAACTTAGTTATGTGGCCATTTAGTGTAAAGGAGTCTACAATTGGATTAGTTATGATGATACTCCATCATGCATATATGACTCTATGCAATGTAAAATCGAGAATATTTACATGAACTACATTTGTATTCAGAATAATGACTTTAATTTGAGCAATTTTGGTAGCAGTATTTAACATTTTGCATGTGTTTATCCAGGTGGAGAGCACCTCCTGTTTCCGGCTGGCGGAGTTCCAGCCCACCCTGTTACCAGAGAACAACAGACCTCTGGACCCCACAGTCCTCATGTCTCTGAAAGAACTGTTCAACCGCTACGACGCTAACACCACGgctctgcacatgctcagtgtGGACTGCCAGGTACACTGCTATGCTAACACAACCGCTACATCAGTAACACACCGGCTACATCGGTAACACCACTGCTACAATGCTAACACCACGGCTCTGCACATGCTTAGAGTTGACTACCTGGTACACCGCTAGGCTAATCCAGCCACAAAAGCCCTAACCCAGACCATTGCTCTGCAATCTATATAATCTGTGACATCGACACATGACATTTTCTGCTTCTTGATTGCTGTGTTGCTTTGTTTGCAGGTAGCCCGTATTATTGGGgtgactgaggagcagaggaggcagatgGGTGTGGCCTCAGGGTTGGAGCTGGTCACACTGCCACACGGACGCCAGCTGCGCCAGGACCTGTTAGAGAGGTGCGCTACTGTTTGCTACAATgctaattttatattttgtttgtgtccaTAATATGATGAGGACAACTGTGGACCTTCATGACTGTAAAAGTATCTTGAAAAAAATTCTGATTCACAATATATTTTGTAAAGAAGTGTTCTCAGTTTCTCCTCTGTACGGAAGCAATTGTAACCAGGAACATCTCTTGTGTTAAAGCACAGATACACTCTTACCAGACTCTTAGAGCACTAAAGCTTTTAAATATCATGAAGCATTTATCTGTTAGCATTGTGTTGACCATAGCCATGCTGCTAATttgtttattcaaaatgtttcacTGCATTCTGCTACTAGCAGCGGACGACACCTAAttcttaatttaattttatttatttttttaatctagaTTATTTTAAGATATGTGATAAGAAACATCAATACAATTTGCtatgttaaatatttttggttttttttgtaaaaaccCAGCCTGAATTATAACTTTAAACTGTCCTCTTCTCTGTTTGTCCTGGCATAGGCACCATTTGATTGCTATGTGCATGGCTGTGGACATTCTTGGCTGTACTAGCACTGTGAGCCAGAGGGCAGCAGTCATACATAAGTTTATCATATTGGCCCAGGCTCTGAAGGATCACGCCCACaacctcttctccttctctgcgGTCATAAAGGCCCTGGAGATGCCTCAGGTACGGGACAGCAGCAGGGCTTCTCAAGCTGCAAGGTGCAACACAGGCTTTTTTCTGTCTTAGTTATagctctggcttagtcttggtttagtcttaattcATTAAATGCTCTATGTATAtatcacactttaaaatgtgttattgcgtGTGTGAGCAGATCATGCGTCTGGAGATGACATGGAGAGCCCTCCGGAGGAACCACACAGACACTGCAGTGCTGTACGAAAAGAAACTTAAGCCCTTCATGAGTGCACTCAATGATGGAGACGGTGAGTATTGCTACTTTAAAGTACtaaggaacttttctggtggagattcCATCAGCATTTGAATGCATTGTCTGGATTGAAATGTCATTggtttcctggaatgttccatggtatggcattaaacttatcttcacagagacaagcaggtgagggcaAGTTAGGATCTGCCAAGTCAGAATGcatgtaagaatgcatgtttttccatggCATTCTTTTAGCAACAGAAATAAGAtagaagtgtaatgccatactgtggaacattcccaacaaagcaataacattttcatgagatGAGCAGATGTCAAACCTCCCACCAAGGCACAGACACACCCATTTTGTCTGTGAGCACATACAGAGACTGAAGCTCAAACTTCGGATTTAGAAATTCTATTTCtaaccgggaggaggccccgaggaagacccaggacacgctggagggactatgtctctcggctggcctgggaacaccccgtcctccagctcttcccaccggaggagctggaggacgtgtccggggtgagggaagtctgggagtccctgcttagactgctgcccctgcgacctggccccggataagcggaagaaaatggatggatggatggatttctaACCGGCCTTGTGACACTTGTTATCTCTTTTATTTAAGTGTGatctaaaaatgataaaaacaatTCACTCTTTATGCCacagaaagctaaaaaacaagTAAGTGAACAAGTATTGATTTCCCTGTTTTATGTGCCCTGTAGACTCAGTGTTGGAGGGCCCCATCGCAGTGCCTcacctgctccctctgctcatGGCCATGGAGGGTGAGGACCCCGTGGAGAACAGTGAGCACGGGTGTCAGACCCTGTATGACCTCCTCCAATCAGCTCGCAGCTCCGCTCTCCACGCCAATGACTACCAGCAGCATGCACAGGCACTACTCACAGGTAGGGCTGGGAATCCTCAGCCTCAATCCAATTTGATACACAATACCGTACAGTATAGAGTATATTGATACAGCACTCTGCTTAAAAAGTATTGATAAcaatatttgttattattgatattttgtCACATCTGTTTTCACAAGTACACATAAGCACCAACCATAATGTAAAGACACAAATAATCTTGGTACTTAAACTATTAACTGTATCTGTGATTATAAGTGGAAGACCCTATGACAATGCAACTGCTTACCTAATGTAACTAATGGTGGCTATCATTGTCTTTTTGTCTGcatagaattattatttttttattattattatttacctaGACACTTTGGTTAGTATTAATTTTTCAAGCTAAAgtttttacattgtactttgcatGAGATATCCATGGGTCCATGTAAAACAAATCATCCTGTCTTTTGAATAGTGACAAGCTTTCAAAATACCTAAAATTAATCTGAAACCCATTAATGTGTTGACtataatttatttacttaactATAGTTAATGTAGTTTATATGCGTCATATAATTTCTGCCTATGTATATTTTCTCTTCCTTATGGCACTGATATTTTCCCAAGAACGTTTTATAGTTTAGCAATAGATACTGCAGACATGAGATCCAaaattttatgtaaaaattCCAACCAAACTCTCTAGTTAGCACTGTATAATCCGCCAACAATGACATCACCCTTCATTTGGCCCTAGGGCTGCAATAATTAACTGTAATAATCAGAACTAGGCAACTATGAAAATATCCATAGTCGTATTTTGACCTTTGTAATCGTTATCTGGATGATACAGACTCCATTATAAAAGACATGGCAAAAACCTTTCATAacaaagcaaaagacgaagttcaaatGTGTCAACCgaacaaatcgttgtaagagtgaagacgttttgctgttcatccaagccgttcatccaagccacttcttcagaactgaagaagcagcttggatgagcagcgaaacatcttcactcctacaacgatttgtctggttgacagattttaacttcatcttttgctatggatcagacctggacgactgagggtttacacagatatctttCATAACAAAGGCGATATTAAATGGCAATGTCCAAAAATAATTAACTAATTAAAATTTCTTTTTTTCACCAACAAGGCACTTCATTTGTCGCCTTCAGTCAACAGTCAACAGTTAACAGTCAACAGTTAACATTTTATACAACAAATCTCAGTGTACAGCAGAAATAATCTTTTAACCAGTCGACGAATCTAAAAAATAACTACTCACAAGTTAATTACTAAAATAACCATAGCACCCTCTTGTCCTCACATTCACTGCTGTGTCCCTTGTCAGGCTGGGAGCCGGTGCCTGAGCTGCTCGAGGCCTTCCGCACAGAGTTTGCCCTGCGCCTGCTCTGGGGCCAGTCCGGAGCCGCCGCGGACCGGACCACTCGCTACGAAAAGTTCAACAAGATCCTGTGTGTGCTGTCCGACAAACTGGAACCTGTGGAGCTGCCGTCAGAGGGCGATGTGGCCAACTGCGACTGACACGGACTcactgtgctgttgttgtgtcctcaggcaagacactacaCCAGCCTTTTCCCTGATGTCTGTATACGATGGTGTTGAGTGAGAGAGTGCCcgagtgtgaatgggtgaatggttggTATTACGTGTTTCTTGTCAGTCTAAATACAGTAAGTGCCTGTGCCCTCAAAGGTAACTAATACTACATGCAGAACAAGTCCAAGTttcaagatgaaaaaaaaagaaaataataggCCACATTCATATTTTAGAGtttgatgttataatttcagatggagggcagggacctatataactctatgggagatttactgtttggaaagaaagaaaagttatGATCCACTGATGATCCATAATATCATGGTTTAAATTTCCCTTTAACTAAGAACAATCACTTTCAACAATCACTGAAGctattttgaagaaaaaatggtgtttattttgttgatttgtgctgacagagatGACATTTAACTTGCGTCAGTTTCAGGTAAAGAATACCTTCCTTATTTGAAAATGATATCTTATGAATGATGATATCTTTAAATCAGGAGGGTAATTTTTTACTCCTCcatctatattaaatattattggccaatagaatgttgtgatgtcatctgaaacctagGACAACCCTGCAAGCCTTAGTGCCTCATGGAATAGTGCCTTATTCCATGTACACAGTGAAAGATTGGACCCTGTTTGTGTACTGTTCACAAGTGACTTCACTGTCAACAGACACTGTTTTAagtgcaatgtttgtttgttgttgttaatctAAACATTCTGTATAGACCTTTTAAAATGCTGTCAAAATGGAGGCAAATAGATGTGACTGGAGGCAGATTAAGCAGATATTATGATGTAATGttttaatgataaactgacatcaGGCCttgatataaaaaataataaacaacacatttgaatTTCCAGGATAGAAATGCCAGTTAGCGTCTGttaataagagaaaaaaaaatctattttcaaGAGCCAAATCCGTGTTTGAgtttcacacaaaaaataatttatggtaaattgtgtaatatatatctactacagtaaaaaaaaaaaaaagatgtggtCTGGCAACACACAAGTATTTGTCCAGTAAATTCTAAAAATCATTGTTTATCCTTAAAATGGTCATAATCATAatctcaaatta
This genomic window contains:
- the sh2d3a gene encoding breast cancer anti-estrogen resistance protein 3 homolog isoform X3, with protein sequence MDALKKELEEELKLSTDDVRSHAWYHGALSREASEALLERDGDFLVRESSSAEGDYVLSCFWKDDPMHFKIIRVVLRPKKGYSRELFQFEEDRFDSVPALIRFYVGGRQPISKASGAVIFHPIARTLPLRVISERQEESKNKCKRMPNSDRVKRRSFSTIHGDMLQVTNPLLRSGSHPTNLENVGCSASLQSAQSDSNLRTGVPQKVESRVPPPLSPVFRTGSEPLLSPRAGHSRPCLPGGGVTLRGSDGQLHQRAPPKPLRISTMFPNAVPPPPSNTDRDPSSLYDELIIRVPMRRKGHVDRLRAEEKWQSRARLTETSFGFLEAQKNEECALLLRTEDNSWTFERPQVESTSCFRLAEFQPTLLPENNRPLDPTVLMSLKELFNRYDANTTALHMLSVDCQVARIIGVTEEQRRQMGVASGLELVTLPHGRQLRQDLLERHHLIAMCMAVDILGCTSTVSQRAAVIHKFIILAQALKDHAHNLFSFSAVIKALEMPQIMRLEMTWRALRRNHTDTAVLYEKKLKPFMSALNDGDDSVLEGPIAVPHLLPLLMAMEGEDPVENSEHGCQTLYDLLQSARSSALHANDYQQHAQALLTGWEPVPELLEAFRTEFALRLLWGQSGAAADRTTRYEKFNKILCVLSDKLEPVELPSEGDVANCD